One genomic window of Punica granatum isolate Tunisia-2019 chromosome 1, ASM765513v2, whole genome shotgun sequence includes the following:
- the LOC116203792 gene encoding uncharacterized protein LOC116203792, producing the protein MASASGSGSASASNTRVVAKSRKNTTGVRDDPAWAHGYEVPREKLKIKCKYCNKIVSGGPYRLKHHLGCTKINVSPCIAVPDDVKNNMLAICMHLEDISMKKKQASSCRLENDDVIDIDNDDENIARFFYTSAIPFNCVNNPEFEKMCQLIGKYGIGLKPPSYHELRDKYLRKEVDNTMSLLEEHKAMWRKSGCSITSDGWTDKKRRSICNFLVNSPKGTIFLTSIDTSDISKTVDKVFEMIDDIVDQVGEENVVQIVTDNTANYKAAGEMLMEKRKKLFWTPCAAHCIDLMLEDLEKKIKVHELTIMKGRKITTFIYSRTLIITMLKHFTKGKDLIRPAVTRFATAYLTLGCLFDNRNALRTMFASKQWKGSRFAKLEGGKYAERAVMDNRFWSNVNTCLKAAYPLIKVLRMVDSDEKPAMGFIYNEMEKAEQKIKANFKDDRKSYDPVWKVIDERWEVQLHRPLHAAAYYLNPQLHFSSEFRADREVMRGLYKVMDRMFDDEERDKVDLQLEEFKHERWLFGFSSAKSMRFKKTPADW; encoded by the exons ATGGCTTCTGCAAGTGGATCTGGGAGTGCATCGGCTAGTAATACTAGGGTAGTTGCCAAATCTAGAAAAAATACAACTGGAGTTAGAGATGATCCGGCATGGGCACACGGTTATGAAGTTCCAAGAGAAAAACTAAAGATTAAATGCAAATACTGTAATAAGATAGTTTCTGGGGGTCCTTATAGATTGAAGCATCACTTGGGATGTACCAAGATTAATGTGTCACCTTGTATTGCTGTTCCTGATGATGTTAAGAATAATATGCTCGCGATTTGTATGCATTTGGAGGATATTTCAATGAAGAAGAAACAAGCTAGTAGTTGTAGGTTGGAAAATGATGATGTTATAGACattgataatgatgatgaaaAT ATTGCTCGTTTTTTCTATACAAGTGCAATTCCATTTAATTGTGTGAATAATCCTGAGTTTGAGAAGATGTGTCAATTGATTGGGAAGTATGGCATTGGATTGAAACCGCCATCTTATCACGAGCTTAGagataaatatttgagaaaagAAGTTGATAATACTATGTCATTGCTTGAGGAGCATAAAGCTATGTGGAGGAAGTCGGGGTGTTCCATTACGTCAGATGGATGGACTGATAAGAAGAGGAGGTCTATATGTAATTTCCTAGTGAATAGCCCCAAGGGCACAATTTTTTTGACTTCTATTGACACATCAGACATCTCTAAGACTGTAGATAAAGTGTTCGAAATGATAGATGATATAGTAGACCAAGTTGGGGAAGAGAATGTAGTTCAAATTGTCACAGATAATACTGCCAATTATAAGGCGGCAGGTGAGATGTTAATGGAGAAACGGAAGAAGTTATTTTGGACTCCTTGTGCAGCTCATTGCATAGATCTTATGCTGGAGGATTTGGAGAAGAAAATTAAGGTACATGAGCTGACGATAATGAAGGGTAGGAAGATCACAACCTTCATTTACTCGAGAACACTCATTATCACGATGCTGAAGCATTTCACAAAGGGTAAAGATTTGATTAGACCGGCTGTGACTCGCTTTGCTACTGCTTATCTGACTTTGGGATGCCTCTTCGATAATAGAAATGCTCTAAGGACTATGTTTGCATCCAAACAATGGAAAGGGAGTCGATTTGCAAAGTTAGAAGGTGGAAAGTATGCGGAACGTGCTGTTATGGATAACAGATTTTGGAGTAATGTTAATACATGTTTGAAGGCTGCATATCCTCTCATTAAGGTGCTCCGCATGGTGGATTCGGATGAAAAGCCTGCGATGGGCTTTATTTATAATGAGATGGAGAAAGCTGAGCAGAAGATCAAAGCAAACTTCAAAGATGATCGGAAAag CTATGATCCTGTTTGGAAAGTTATTGATGAGAGATGGGAGGTTCAACTTCATAGGCCTCTACATGCTGCTGCTTATTACCTGAACCCCCAGTTGCATTTCTCTTCTGAATTTAGAGCTGATAGAGAAGTTATGCGTGGATTATATAAGGTTATGGATCGGATGTTTGATGATGAAGAGAGGGATAAGGTTGATTTGCAGCTGGAGGAATTCAAACATGAAAGATGGCTCTTTGGATTTTCATCTGCAAAGTCTATGAGGTTCAAGAAGACACCGGCAGATTGGTAG